In a genomic window of Zingiber officinale cultivar Zhangliang chromosome 9B, Zo_v1.1, whole genome shotgun sequence:
- the LOC122023517 gene encoding transcriptional repressor ILP1-like has translation MSSIRAKNFRRRSESDDANAEEKSVPSPSTKSQTLTLSKPKASKPEAPKRLSFADDEEEDNDRRPSRIPSSSAGAASVHRLTSSKDRSKASRLASSIPSNVQPQVGEYTKERLLELQKNARPLGSISRSQRPPVVPEAKPRKSDRPAEPVIVLKGFLKQASPGRDKQEGVVLKRQETNEEEEEEEELEEDDSNGGSLTGAKFPTIPDPETIKAIRAKRQQLQQPRQPAPDFISLDGGMPSSRPSADGSSDEEDTDFQERISLFGIKADDKLKKGVFESIDQRLTITDERKMDGGFRKGDINIDDDEDEEERKWEEEQFRKGLGKRIDDTSSQRVNYSVAPIPLHPQPSVYPGVAHQTSASMTSASYGASRSAEVLSISQQAEVASRAMQETINRLKESHKITTNSLVRTDTNITESLTEVSSLEKSLKEADDKYNFMQQLRDFISVMCDFLNDKAFLIEELEEQMQKLHEKRALAVVERRADDIADDDNEVESAVNAAIAVLSKGSSSAYVAAATAAAQAATAAARESADLPVELDEFGRDINLKKRMDFTRRAESRKLRKARAESKRIASMEMDNLLQIEGELSTDESDSESNAYISSRNELIQTAEEIFSDASEEYANLRIVKERFERWKNQYLSSYRDAYVSISVPSLFSPYVRLELLKWDPLYDATDFFDMEWHKLLFNYGLPAKGQDFEPDDADANLIPEIVEKVALPILHHEIEHCWDILNTQRTKGAVFATNMVISYVPASSKALRELLAVIHTRLNEAITDLNVPVWSSVITKVVPGAAQFAAYKFGMAVRLLRNICLWKNILSMPVLEKLALEELLGGKLLPHVKSIMPNIHDAIMRTERIIASLVGIWSGPEVTLGTSQKLQPLVDCISELGGKLEKRHALGVSLEETRGLARRLKNMLVSLNEYDKARAILRTFQLKEAL, from the coding sequence ATGAGTAGTATCAGAGCTAAGAACTTTCGACGCcgctccgagtccgatgatgctAACGCCGAGGAGAAGTCCGTCCCAAGTCCCTCCACTAAAagccaaaccctaaccctaagcaaGCCCAAGGCTTCCAAGCCGGAAGCCCCCAAGCGGCTCAGCTTCGCTGACGACGAGGAGGAGGACAACGACCGCCGCCCCTCCCGGATCCCCTCTTCTTCCGCAGGCGCTGCCTCCGTCCACAGGCTCACATCCTCGAAGGACCGTTCGAAGGCTTCGCGTTTGGCCTCCTCTATCCCTTCCAATGTCCAGCCGCAGGTCGGTGAATATACCAAGGAGCGGCTCCTCGAGCTTCAGAAGAACGCTCGGCCTCTGGGAAGCATATCGCGGTCCCAGCGACCGCCTGTTGTGCCAGAGGCCAAGCCCAGGAAGTCTGATAGGCCGGCTGAACCTGTAATCGTCCTTAAAGGATTCCTAAAGCAGGCATCACCAGGTAGGGACAAGCAGGAGGGTGTCGTACTGAAACGGCAGGAAACGaacgaggaggaggaagaagaagaggagttggAAGAAGATGATAGTAATGGTGGTTCACTTACAGGGGCGAAGTTTCCGACTATTCCCGATCCAGAAACTATAAAAGCCATTCGTGCAAAGAGACAGCAACTTCAGCAACCACGACAACCTGCTCCAGATTTCATATCCCTTGATGGTGGTATGCCAAGTAGTCGTCCTTCTGCTGACGGTTCAAGTGATGAAGAAGACACTGATTTCCAAGAGAGGATTTCTTTATTTGGGATTAAGGcagatgacaagttgaagaagggAGTTTTTGAGAGCATTGATCAGAGGCTTACTATCACGGATGAAAGAAAGATGGATGGTGGATTCAGGAAAGGAGACATTAATATCGATGACGATGAGGATGAAGAGGAGAGGAAATGGGAGGAAGAACAGTTCAGAAAAGGTCTCGGAAAGAGAATTGATGACACTTCCTCTCAGCGAGTTAATTACAGTGTCGCTCCTATTCCACTCCATCCACAGCCTAGTGTCTACCCTGGAGTTGCTCATCAGACCTCGGCAAGCATGACATCAGCTTCCTATGGTGCTTCAAGGAGCGCTGAGGTTTTGTCCATATCTCAGCAGGCTGAGGTTGCATCCCGAGCTATGCAGGAGACCATCAATAGGCTCAAGGAATCTCACAAAATAACTACGAATTCATTGGTCAGGACAGACACCAATATCACTGAGTCTCTAACCGAAGTTTCCAGCCTTGAGAAGTCACTGAAAGAAGCTGATGACAAGTACAACTTCATGCAACAGCTCCGAGACTTTATTTCAGTAATGTGTGATTTCTTGAATGACAAGGCCTTTTTAATTGAGGAATTGGAGGAACAAATGCAGAAACTCCATGAGAAGCGAGCTTTAGCTGTTGTCGAAAGAAGAGCTGATGATATAGCAGATGATGATAATGAAGTGGAATCTGCTGTCAATGCAGCAATTGCAGTTTTAAGTAAAGGATCTAGTTCAGCTTATGTAGCTGCTGCTACTGCTGCTGCCCAGGCTGCCACTGCTGCTGCTCGAGAAAGTGCAGATTTACCCGTCGAATTAGATGAGTTTGGACGAGACATCAACTTAAAGAAGCGCATGGATTTTACAAGGAGGGCAGAGTCAAGAAAACTGAGAAAAGCTCGGGCTGAGTCCAAAAGAATTGCATCTATGGAAATGGATAATTTGTTGCAAATTGAAGGAGAATTAAGTACTGATGAAAGTGATAGTGAGAGTAATGCGTATATTTCTAGCAGGAATGAGCTGATCCAAACTGCTGAAGAAATATTTAGTGATGCATCTGAAGAGTATGCAAATCTTAGAATTGTGAAAGAAAGGTTTGAAAGATGGAAGAACCAATATCTGTCTAGTTATCGAGATGCTTATGTTTCCATAAGTGTTCCATCTCTGTTTTCTCCATATGTGCGGTTGGAGCTCTTGAAATGGGATCCTCTTTATGATGCAACAGATTTCTTTGATATGGAATGGCACAAGCTTCTTTTTAATTATGGATTGCCAGCAAAAGGTCAGGATTTTGAGCCTGATGATGCAGACGCTAATCTTATTCCAGAAATAGTTGAGAAGGTTGCCCTTCCCATCTTGCATCATGAAATTGAGCACTGTTGGGACATATTGAATACCCAAAGGACAAAGGGTGCTGTCTTTGCTACTAATATGGTTATCAGCTATGTCCCAGCTTCAAGCAAGGCTCTGCGTGAATTACTTGCTGTAATCCATACTCGCTTGAATGAAGCCATCACTGACCTTAATGTGCCTGTATGGAGTAGTGTAATTACAAAGGTTGTGCCAGGTGCTGCTCAATTTGCAGCTTATAAATTTGGTATGGCTGTTCGTCTACTAAGGAACATTTGCCTTTGGAAAAATATTCTTTCAATGCCTGTATTAGAAAAGCTTGCACTAGAAGAGCTACTGGGAGGAAAACTTCTGCCTCATGTAAAAAGCATCATGCCTAATATACATGATGCCATTATGAGGACTGAAAGAATCATAGCATCATTGGTGGGGATTTGGTCGGGTCCTGAGGTCACACTAGGGACTAGTCAGAAGTTGCAGCCTTTGGTAGATTGCATTTCAGAGTTAGGGGGCAAGTTGGAGAAAAGGCATGCATTGGGTGTTAGCTTGGAGGAGACCCGTGGGCTTGCTCGTCGGTTGAAGAATATGTTAGTGTCATTGAATGAGTATGACAAAGCTAGAGCAATTTTGAGAACCTTTCAACTCAAAGAAGCACTCTGA
- the LOC122024133 gene encoding altered inheritance rate of mitochondria protein 25-like, with the protein MRCLKKWIASPPIKFAKAIPSLLAFRNQGSQKLVKYAVNSSYPPPGNALRELLQPLGMGITTMWGCSSDPKCEKGSLQMGLNSRLIAHRCFSCPAGKKQYFSRAARLWIEEKQQEKARSRRSKRQPAPSGKVKLAPLLSRDSLIIVRDIEWANVMFSFEQESRYQIMDPCYPQSPVGFIQEKSNVIFRQLLRGRRPFIACMFDAMGNEVLRVHRPFWWINSTIYAEVDGKEVGVVHRRWHLWRRIYDLYLGNKQFAVVENPGFWNWTFTLRDEEDNALAQIDRNWRGVGLELFTDAGQYVVRFGDADSLPNNRPGSSEFEVSRPLTLSERAVAIALAVSLDSDYFSRSRGGWAFPFLVAE; encoded by the exons ATGAGGTGTTTGAAGAAATGGATTGCTTCTCCTCCCATCAAGTTTGCAAAAGCAATTCCTTCTCTTTTGGCATTTCGGAATCAGGGTTCTCAGAAATTGGTGAAATATGCCGTGAACAGCAGTTACCCTCCGCCAGGGAACGCCCTTCGTGAACTCTTGCAGCCATTGGGCATGGGAATTACAACTATGTGGGGATGTTCATCTGATCCAAAATGCGAAAAAGGAAGCTTGCAGATGGGCTTGAATAGTCGGCTAATCGCTCATCGTTGTTTTTCATGCCCAGCAGGGAAGAAACAATATTTTAGCAGGGCTGCACGGCTTTGGATTGAAGAAAAGCAACAGGAGAAAGCAAGGAGTAGGAGAAGCAAGAGACAACCTGCACCAAGTGGCAAA GTCAAACTTGCACCACTTCTTTCCAGAGATAGTTTGATTATTGTGAGAGACATAGAATGGGCAAACGTCATGTTCTCTTTTGAACAG GAGAGTCGCTATCAAATAATGGACCCTTGTTATCCTCAGTCA CCTGTTGGTTTCATTCAAGAGAAAAGTAATGTCATCTTCAGGCAG CTACTTCGTGGAAGACGCCCATTCATCGCTTGCATGTTTGATGCTATGGGTAATGAAGTATTAAGG GTTCACAGGCCCTTTTGGTGGATAAACAGCACAATATATGCGGAAGTAGATGGTAAG GAAGTTGGTGTAGTCCACAGACGCTGGCATCTTTGGCGGAGAATTTATGATTTGTACTTAGG AAACAAGCAATTTGCTGTGGTTGAAAATCCTGGTTTCTGGAATTGGACATTCACATTAAGGGATGAAGAAGACAATGCGTTGGCACAAATTGATCGTAACTGGAGAGGTGTTGGTTTAGAG CTCTTCACTGATGCTGGTCAATATGTGGTTCGATTTGGGGATGCTGATTCACTTCCTAACAATAGACCTGGTTCAAGC GAGTTTGAAGTTTCCCGCCCATTGACTCTTTCCGAAAGAGCTGTGGCTATTGCTCTTGCTGTTTCTCTGGATAGTGATTACTTCTCACGGTCACGGGGAGGCTG GGCATTCCCATTTCTCGTTGCAGAGTAG
- the LOC122024348 gene encoding WEB family protein At5g55860-like, translating to MGTQVQQACIDAHKAEIDTRAPFQSVKAAVSLFGEVAFTSTVRKPKAPPIERALTKETQLDLAKKELNKYKEQLHNAETTRIQALVELEGAKRTVEELTKKLNEINESALKATEDAKSQTKKLEDANSVESIGNNSGKEQEFDNAREQYAVAIAELDAAKQELRTVKREFDASMEVKLNAIQQEDQAKKSFDANTNRVAELSKEISAAQDSLTHVKLATNQARQELKIRMEKDATPKSYKQALEGAEKKLASLKKEFDPEVNKNLEAKLAETNAEIEAVQKELEDARISASGFVTTLTSELDGAKGMLQKLVEEESSLRSLVESLKLELEAVQEEHAELKEKDAETESVVSNLHVKLQNCKAELEAAVIAESKATLASDDLVSALQQLSSESLTALQEAEEIEKTVEEQRGEAKVTQTFLVETEEKLQVALKSAEEAKAAETRALDLIKKLSLKTNVAQASASESGANVTISKEEYEALTRKAEESEKLTEIKVAAALAQVEVVRANETEAIKKLDAARKEIEDMETATEEALKRAEIAEAAKKAVEGELKKWHEKELKRVAETASMILAETQISTETLPLKSMVQNVKTLEKTHGSRKVSKQSSSRKSLFQNLSSIFHRKKSQIDGSSLDYPPCKKHV from the exons ATGGGAACACAAGTTCAACAAGCTTGCATTGATGCACACAAAGCTGAGATAGACACAAGAGCTCCTTTTCAATCTGTCAAAGCTGCTGTCAGCCTCTTTGGTGAGGTAGCATTCACATCGACAGTGAGAAAGCCGAAGGCTCCACCTATCGAG AGAGCTTTAACTAAGGAGACCCAGCTTGACTTGGCTAAAAAAGAGCTTAACAAGTACAAGGAACAACTTCACAATGCTGAAACAACTAGGATCCAAGCGCTTGTTGAATTGGAGGGTGCTAAAAGAACTGTCGAGGAACTGACCAAGAAACTAAATGAGATAAATGAATCAGCTTTAAAAGCAACAGAGGATGCAAAAAGTCAAACCAAGAAACTTGAAGATGCGAATTCTGTTGAGAGTATTGGCAATAATAGTGGCAAGGAACAGGAATTTGACAATGCAAGGGAGCAATATGCAGTTGCCATTGCAGAGCTTGATGCAGCAAAGCAAGAACTTAGAACGGTTAAGAGAGAATTTGATGCGTCCATGGAGGTGAAGCTCAATGCCATTCAGCAAGAAGATCAGGCAAAGAAGTCTTTTGATGCCAACACTAATAGGGTTGCTGAGCTTTCGAAAGAGATTTCAGCTGCTCAGGATTCACTCACGCACGTGAAGCTTGCTACTAATCAAGCTCGACAAGAGTTAAAAATTCGAATGGAGAAAGATGCCACCCCAAAATCCTACAAACAAGCTCTGGAGGGAGCTGAAAAGAAATTGGCATCTTTGAAGAAAGAGTTTGATCCCGAGGTTAATAAGAACCTTGAGGCTAAACTGGCTGAAACTAATGCCGAGATTGAAGCTGTACAAAAGGAATTAGAAGATGCCCGGATTTCAGCTTCGGGGTTTGTTACAACATTGACTTCCGAGCTTGATGGAGCTAAAGGGATGCTTCAGAAACTTGTTGAAGAAGAGAGTTCACTAAGGAGTTTAGTGGAGTCACTAAAGCTTGAGTTGGAAGCTGTACAGGAAGAGCATGCAGAACTCAAAGAGAAAGATGCAGAAACTGAATCTGTTGTTAGTAACCTTCACGTCAAACTTCAGAATTGCAAAGCTGAGCTTGAGGCAGCTGTGATTGCAGAATCAAAAGCTACTTTAGCATCTGACGATTTAGTGTCCGCTCTACAGCAGCTATCTTCTGAATCGCTGACTGCATTGCAGGAAGCAGAAGAAATTGAGAAGACTGTTGAAGAGCAAAGGGGTGAAGCGAAGGTAACTCAAACTTTTTTGGTCGAGACAGAGGAGAAGTTACAGGTTGCCTTGAAGAGCGCTGAAGAAGCAAAAGCAGCAGAGACAAGAGCCCTTGATCTCATCAAAAAGCTATCTTTGAAAACAAATGTTGCTCAGGCATCAGCTTCTGAGTCTGGAGCTAACGTAACAATCTCAAAAGAAGAGTACGAGGCATTAACCAGGAAAGCGGAAGAGTCCGAGAAACTGACAGAGATCAAAGTTGCTGCAGCATTAGCCCAGGTGGAAGTTGTGCGTGCAAACGAGACTGAAGCAATTAAGAAACTTGATGCAGCTAggaaggagatagaggacatggaGACTGCCACGGAGGAGGCACTGAAGAGGGCAGAGATCGCTGAGGCTGCGAAGAAGGCTGTCGAAGGAGAGCTGAAGAAGTGGCACGAGAAGGAACTGAAGAGGGTCGCTGAGACTGCCTCAATGATACTGGCCGAAACACAGATTTCAACAGAGACATTGCCACTGAAATCAATGGTGCAGAATGTGAAGACATTAGAGAAGACTCATGGAAGCCGCAAGGTCTCGAAACAATCCTCCTCGAGAAAGTCACTCTTCCAAAACCTCAGCAGCATATTCCACAGGAAGAAGAGCCAAATTGATGGCAGCTCTCTGGACTATCCTCCATGCAAGAAGCACGTATGA